The Silene latifolia isolate original U9 population chromosome 4, ASM4854445v1, whole genome shotgun sequence region TTAGATGAATATGGAGTGATATGAGGAAGAGAAAGGAATATAACATAAGAGTGAAGAGATTTTAGGGGCAAATTGGTCATGAAAATAGAGAAAAGGCGGGAAAATTAAAAAAAGGACGGGATATTAGGCCTGAGTAACTGAGTTGGGTTTTGGGAGCAATTTCTTGCCTGAGGTGAAATTAGGATAGTAATTTTAACAAATTAtcttaaaagggagtaattttagcaaaacgtCGTTAAATAATGCACAAGCCCCCTAAATTTTGGGTACCCATAAATCAATTGGGATTCTCTCCATTTATGCCTCTTTCCATTTCCTTCCATTTCTTATTAACGTTCAAGATTTCGTTTTGAAACGATCCAACGGTTGATTGTTTGATGAGTTGGAGGATGAATAATGatttaatattgttgttgttccgggtgtaattccgaagcagttatttgttaccagattgtgaggtgtttaggttattttcggatcctttcctcaatgagggttgaggagtatttatagactttcaccttttgtcacgtagtggtcaagtggctagcaggtggaaagactgatctaccctcggccgagggacccatggcaggccggcgggccctgttgactcgccgccgaggggccttggatatgagttcgcggatatgtgccccggctggctagttgtaccagccgaggcacaagagacaggccgacaggctgcgtcggttaggttgtctaagtcgttgacttgctgtggatatctttgaccttgctcaatatgttgactcggtcagcgggtgcagaatatgccccatcagttgtATTAGAGGAAATGGAAGAAAATGGAGAGAAAAgtaaatggagaggatccatacTCCCCATAAATACACGGGCAACATCTACTTAGACACGGACAATGCCCTCTTTCAGCTTTAATTTGCAGAGTGGCGGGGGCCACTTACTTTGTCTATATGCAAGATTATCCGTGTCCCAGTACAATCCCTTCGTGAATTTATGGGCATCTTTTGTGTCAgtccgtctcattatagacggacactatccgtctatacctATAgagtatagacggatagtgtccctctcacaaatgaaaatggatagtgcaagtaagggtatCAATTTCCCATCCACTTGCACTATGAGAGTGACACTATCATGAACTAGGTAGCActaaaacggacacggacacggacacggacacagACACGTGATACAGCTAGACCtgacaaaagcaacccgacccgattgacccgacccgaaaaagctgacccgagacccgaagtgacccgaactacatcacccgaatttgacccgaaaacccgaattgacccgacccgacccgaacatgacccgagctttcttgacccgaactggcctgacccgaaaatgacccgatccgaaaccaccaaacccgaaaatgacccgacaaaatataactctaattgaaccgaaaagacttgaaatgacaatttctctattattcattgacccgaaaatgacccgacccgaaacaacccgacccgcttgaccggAACTGACCtgacaacaaacccgaaacagacccgaaacccgaaatgacctgtCCCGACCCGAGTTAACCCGAAATCAAGGAGaagcccgaattgacccgacccgaattgacccgacccgaacccgacccgttaacccgttttgccaggtctagatacgacatcccatgaaatttaggacacgggacacactatttaaatttaataaaaaaacatattttatggttataaataacgtatgattttatttttgtaatgtatttgattctaaatttaatgTATTTGATACTAAATTTAGGTAATTGAAGGTAAAATTCGACCTTAACTATAACTAATTCTCATTTCTCATCCAAACCAATCTTGTAATCAATCTCTTTTGACAATTTATTACTCGTTTAAACTATAACATTTTTtggcgtgtgtccgacgagtgtcgggtgTCCGGGTGTCGGACACAAAACGGCTACAAAACGGCTAATTAGGAGGAttgtccgtgctacctagatcATACCGTGAAAAGATTGCCTCCCTTGATAGTTGATCTTTCCCTGCTACGAATAATGGTCCTTTTTTGAAGGATAATTTATGTTATTTTCTTTTTGAGCACGTAAAGAATACCTGTCAGTGTGTCACCATCCTCACCAATTCAACACATACCATATTACCATGTGACTTCTGTCTATTAACGTGTACATTTGTTGATCGGTAACGCTAAAAATAAGGTGAACATATCGACCTACCATAATGTTATCATAAACTCTCTTTAATATCGTCCGGAGTATAATTTTAGCGTACCAAAAAAAATATCGTATAATTTTAAATTCTCGTAAGATTTCACTACTTCAATTTTACGTTTTGTTTAATGATTTTAAGTATTTTTAACCCTCATACTCGTTTAAGGTTGTGTTTGCTAATGTATTTCAGATATCTTATTTGGTCAaaatagcttatttaaccaaaattTCAAGTACCTTATTTTTTGTAAGCGCTTGACATGTACTccgtagcttatttaaccaaataagctacctgaaatgaagtGCTACCTAGgatagcatttgagatttcaggtacctgatttgatgTGATTTTTTCTTTTACCCCttaaatctatactattaaataagggtcatgctcattcatggacatgatttactTAATCATGGACATAAATGACCATTTTACCCTTCTCATTTTTAtgccttcattttttttttctacaGTTTGATTATTTCTCTCTATTTACCACCACCCGACACCCACCTTGAACCACCCTCACAGCCGACTACCCTGCCTTCCTTAACACAACCGGACTACCCCTACCACCCACCCTGACAGTCGTCGGGCGCTTGAACATGCCCCTCCCAATACCCAGATCCGCCACCCACCTCATCCTTAACACCACCGGAAGTTCGGAAGCATCGGAACCCCCTGCCACCAAACCCGTTCACTCTGACCAAagcatatactccctccgtcccggtcatttgctatctatttccattttagggtgtatcagtgaattgttatctatttctacttttggtaagttttatatgtaaaaggtAGTGTGCAAGTGGatgaaataataatattatattactttATTAGACATCCACTTGCATTTCCTGGGTCTTTGTGCTAAATagaatagataacaaatgattgagacggagggagtatgcaAGAGTCCACAATTAAAGTAATAGCAAACAATGAAGgaatcatatactccctcctattcactatattcttccctatttctttattcggattattcgggttttcttccctatttccttttttgggttgatttgtgtggtccaaattaaattgtatgtggggtagtgtgttttgtgtggttcaaattcactttcttatttcttgtgcaaaaaggaaaggagaagaatatagtgaataggagggagtaattattTAGTTAGCAGAGGACAGGAAGCATTAATTCTTGCAAGAAAGTGAAGAAACTAGTCTACTTTATAGCAAACTAATTTTTCCAATCATAAGTATGCTGCATGTTATTCAGATTGCggccacaaccaccaccaacccTAACCCCATACTTTCGTCGACTGCCGTCATAACCACCACCATCCAGGCCGTCGTCGAGTTTTATGGTACCCACAACCACCGCCACAAGTCGGATCGTCACAAGCACCACATAAATCGTCCCTCTTCATTATCAATAATTTTCGTTGACATCatttaaaccctaatttcgttactccaatttaatttaatgaccctaatttgacataaaattaataaattagAATTATTACTTAATTAATCTAAGAATTAACGTTCATAGTCCATTAATTTGACAGATTTGATTAGTTTTGTAAGGATGAGAATTAGAGaggtttgtttatttttgttttttgggAGAAGGGTAAGGAATGGAAAACAAATGACAAAAAGTCCATGAAAAAGTTAACTACGTCCATGAAAGAACAACTAcgttaaataattatcatatccttttacgtcaatttacaaaatcagttaccttatcagttaGTTTGTCAACCATTTTTCTATATAATTAATTACCTTATCCGCTCCTAATTTTCAGCCACTTTATCACCTTTTTAGGTTTCAGTCAGCTTTTCAGCTACGTTTttagttagttttaccaaacagagctaAGGGTAAAAATTACACAAAGAGTGCAAAGTATTTAGAAAAGAAAATTTCAAAATATTATAAGAAGCGAATCAAATGTACAATGAACAGATgcattaaaacaaaaattacaaaaaaaaaaatttaagaaaaaaaaaatcaaatatacaAATGGATGTATACAAAAAACATACTCCGCAGTCCGTTGTATGGATTATTACAAGAAGATATAAAACAAAATCATCAAACTGAGAAAATTAGTAATACTAATATCATTACAATCAACTTATGTAGTCCATGTACTACACATGAAAACGATGATATAACTATAAACTAGAGTATAAGGTAAACTATATaaacggtaaaaaaaaaaaaaaagagcgatGTGATTATgaaaggaaaaagaaagaaagtcAATGTTTTTGGGTGGTTTTGGTACATTTATCCTTAATCCAAGTAAAACCCAAAGAAGTACCATGCTTGACTTTCTTAAACCCATTAGAAGCAACCTCTTTGGTCTTTGTTAACCCTTCTTCCACCTTCTTCTTCGCGCCGCCATCGTTCTTCTTGCTCTTGCTGTCATTATGGTGGTTGTTGTTTTTACCATATGAGGATTCTGGGTCCCATTGGTCTGCCCACGAGCTTCCGTAGTCGTTTGCCATTTTTATTTTGATGGGTTGGTTTTGAAGATTCGAGTTTATTTGAATAGGATCTGTTCTATAGGCTCGTATTATTTCTGTATCCTTGTGATTGACAAAGAAAAGGAgaaatgatggtgatgatgaattTTGGGAAGAAGTTGTAGGAAGTAGAAGATTGAATGGGTTATTGGTATGAGTTGTTGATTCCTTTGGATTGTTTCATGCATAAAATTTGGTATATATAGTATGGAGGATAAGGGATCAAGGGGGCGTATTAAGGAAAAGTCTACCGCGTTGAATCTACTTGGCTTGGACCGTTTATTTTATGCTTTGTTATATTGGAGAAGTTTATTCCATGCTTTTTATTTTGGTTCAACTACTAGTTTTCTTCACATCACGAACGAACGCGTACAATACAACATAGACCTTCCATAGTCTTTCCTATGGCTATTTGCCATATTGCTGTCCTTTAGAAACTATGACTAGATACTCACTTTTACACGATGGATCATAAATCGGTGGCAAATTTTTATTTAAGTTTATACAATCTTAGATCGAAAGGTGTTGAATAGGGATGTCAGCGGGCAGTAGTGCAGTCGTCGCACCCGCCCCCGGTTGGGGTGGGGATGGGTAAGCTTTGGCGGGTGCATTTAAAATACGAAAATTGTACCCGCCATGGGTCATGGGGCGGGGATGGATTTTGCATCTTACCCACCTAATACCCGCCTACCCGCCAATAATTTAAAAAATTAGTAGGATTATGATaattttataaatcttatttagttataattaaaatataatgtgAATAATAgatattttataaagttttttactaatttatttggtgaaaaaattaaattataaagATAAAGTCAAAAAATGGAAATTAATATGATTAAACTAACTTTTACGAAAAAAAATTATCGAATACATTTATGGTGTAGCGGGTTAATGGGTAAGCGGGGCGGGTACGGTTTTATATTTCCACCCGTT contains the following coding sequences:
- the LOC141652112 gene encoding uncharacterized protein LOC141652112, with amino-acid sequence MANDYGSSWADQWDPESSYGKNNNHHNDSKSKKNDGGAKKKVEEGLTKTKEVASNGFKKVKHGTSLGFTWIKDKCTKTTQKH